One genomic region from Vibrio cyclitrophicus encodes:
- a CDS encoding LysE/ArgO family amino acid transporter — MSTYFAGFTLGLSLILAIGSQNAFVLKQGLKNQHVFAICLVCAISDALLISFGVTGFGAIVKQFPQIEQFARYGGAVFLGVYAFLSLRSSFTETHALEGVGDTKESLIKAMAMCLAFTWLNPHVYLDTVVLLGSISTQYQPNHMLFGAGAITGSFVFFFSLGYGARFLAPLFKNPRAWKVLEFVIGMIMASIAVSLVI; from the coding sequence ATGTCGACTTACTTTGCTGGTTTCACTCTCGGGCTTTCGTTGATCCTCGCGATCGGCTCTCAAAATGCTTTTGTTCTTAAACAAGGTCTGAAGAATCAACATGTGTTTGCCATTTGTTTGGTCTGCGCTATTTCAGATGCCCTTTTGATTAGCTTCGGTGTGACAGGCTTCGGCGCGATTGTGAAGCAGTTTCCACAAATCGAGCAATTTGCTCGTTACGGTGGGGCAGTATTTTTAGGCGTGTATGCGTTCTTGAGTTTACGTTCGTCTTTCACCGAGACTCATGCGCTTGAGGGAGTTGGAGATACCAAGGAATCACTAATAAAGGCGATGGCGATGTGTTTAGCGTTTACATGGCTGAACCCGCACGTTTATTTGGATACTGTAGTCTTGCTAGGGTCGATCTCTACACAATATCAACCTAACCACATGCTATTTGGTGCGGGCGCGATCACCGGATCATTTGTGTTCTTTTTCTCTCTTGGCTATGGCGCTCGCTTTTTAGCTCCGCTGTTTAAGAATCCAAGAGCGTGGAAAGTGTTGGAGTTTGTGATTGGTATGATCATGGCGTCGATTGCGGTTTCTTTAGTTATTTAG
- a CDS encoding TonB-dependent receptor domain-containing protein — MSERSLLTRTPLSIAIAVLCSSLSANVLAEAKVTDTDEQMVVTATRTEMALKKAPASMSVITAQDIEDSPGITLADIVAESTSVESDFDSTRAGRQMISIRGMDSDYTLIMVNGRRLSSASAIIRGNDFDLSTIPADSIERVEIIRGPMSALYGSDGMGGTINIITKAPENDWSSTVSMDNSSPIDGNGGQEYSVGLTTSGALIEDELFARVSVNQTSRNAWQPYSGTHNSGYDREDVTALEGRDTLSMLASLTWHATDNQTLDFDFGYSDDERESAAESSSSVIESNTHVVRHSQAITHSGYWSWGDTQVRYSRENVTDNNAADLGNNFSSDIEELTQIVEASATTYLGDSHTLTFGMDYQLSELTNKENLVSGTSEAYQGALFIQDQWLMTEQLTATIGGRLDKHELYGEEFSPRVYLVHQTTNDLIIKGGVGKAFKAPSLTQNQPDYQVSSCKGGCALVGNEDLKPETSLNYELAAVYTQPRWNVEAALFRNEINDLIDRTEGYCPQGGDWNESARQCENPDGSSTGELGAKTYENVAEAIIQGVEIAGQYQISDEWGVSGNYTYLDTEDKSTGDELLERYKHSGLVKLSWNPTYDLNTFVSARYRGERQIEADLIQDAYTTLNIGTVYNVNDSVRLRAGISNLTDESVSNELEYLGYVEQPRTYYVGMTADF, encoded by the coding sequence ATGTCTGAGAGATCTCTTTTAACTCGCACACCTTTATCGATCGCAATTGCTGTTCTTTGTTCGTCACTTTCGGCTAACGTGTTAGCGGAAGCAAAAGTGACTGACACGGATGAACAGATGGTTGTTACGGCGACTCGTACTGAAATGGCTTTGAAAAAAGCACCAGCCTCAATGTCGGTTATCACTGCCCAAGACATAGAAGACAGCCCCGGTATTACTTTGGCTGACATCGTTGCTGAGTCAACCAGTGTGGAGTCTGATTTTGACAGCACTCGTGCTGGTCGTCAGATGATCTCGATTCGTGGTATGGATTCTGATTATACGCTTATCATGGTTAATGGCCGTCGTCTAAGTTCAGCAAGCGCGATTATCCGCGGTAACGATTTTGACTTATCTACTATTCCAGCTGACTCAATTGAACGTGTTGAGATTATTCGTGGCCCAATGTCGGCGCTTTACGGCTCTGATGGTATGGGCGGTACAATCAACATCATTACTAAAGCACCAGAAAATGACTGGAGCTCTACAGTAAGCATGGATAACTCATCCCCTATAGATGGCAACGGGGGACAAGAATACTCAGTTGGCTTAACCACTTCAGGTGCGCTGATTGAAGATGAGTTATTTGCTCGAGTGTCTGTTAACCAAACGAGCCGTAATGCATGGCAACCATACTCAGGTACGCATAATTCAGGTTACGATCGTGAAGATGTAACAGCATTAGAAGGCCGAGATACGCTGAGCATGTTAGCAAGCCTGACATGGCATGCAACAGACAACCAAACTCTCGATTTCGACTTTGGTTACAGTGATGACGAGCGTGAATCTGCCGCTGAAAGTTCTAGCTCAGTGATTGAGTCCAATACTCACGTGGTTCGTCATAGCCAAGCTATTACACACAGCGGTTACTGGAGTTGGGGCGATACTCAAGTACGTTATTCTCGCGAGAACGTAACGGATAACAATGCAGCCGATTTAGGAAACAACTTCAGCAGCGATATCGAAGAACTGACTCAAATTGTTGAAGCGTCTGCAACGACTTATCTTGGCGATAGTCACACACTAACGTTTGGTATGGATTACCAACTGAGTGAGTTGACCAATAAAGAAAACCTAGTGAGCGGCACGTCCGAAGCGTATCAAGGTGCATTATTTATTCAAGACCAATGGCTAATGACAGAGCAACTGACAGCAACGATCGGTGGTCGCTTAGATAAACATGAACTTTACGGCGAAGAGTTTAGCCCGCGTGTGTACCTTGTTCACCAAACTACCAATGACTTAATCATTAAGGGTGGTGTCGGTAAAGCGTTTAAAGCACCATCATTGACTCAAAACCAACCTGATTATCAAGTATCAAGTTGCAAGGGAGGCTGTGCTCTGGTTGGTAATGAAGATCTAAAACCTGAGACAAGTTTGAACTACGAGTTGGCAGCCGTGTACACGCAACCACGTTGGAATGTAGAAGCTGCGTTATTCCGTAACGAAATCAATGATCTGATCGACAGAACAGAAGGTTATTGCCCACAAGGTGGTGATTGGAACGAAAGCGCTCGTCAGTGTGAAAATCCTGATGGTTCATCAACGGGTGAACTCGGCGCAAAAACATACGAGAACGTAGCCGAAGCGATCATTCAAGGTGTTGAAATTGCGGGTCAGTACCAAATTTCAGACGAGTGGGGCGTATCGGGTAACTACACATATCTAGATACGGAAGATAAATCTACGGGTGATGAACTTCTTGAGCGTTACAAGCATTCAGGTTTAGTTAAATTGAGCTGGAATCCTACGTATGACCTCAACACATTCGTGAGTGCGCGGTACCGTGGCGAGCGCCAAATCGAAGCCGATCTAATTCAAGATGCTTACACGACGCTAAATATTGGTACCGTTTATAATGTGAACGATTCAGTACGTCTGCGTGCGGGTATCTCGAATTTAACTGACGAATCAGTATCAAACGAACTAGAATACTTAGGTTATGTTGAACAGCCACGTACTTACTATGTTGGTATGACCGCTGATTTCTAA
- the ltrA gene encoding group II intron reverse transcriptase/maturase: MRVYYSLYGHLLNKERLYKGFKKVKKAKGAAGIDEQSLSNYAENLSDNLDQLLSELKTKQYKPQPVKRVEIPKEDGGVRLLGIPTVRDRVVQQALNDILTPIFEEQFHPSSFGYRPNRSCHDAINKSTMFIRRYGLQHVVDMDLSKCFDKLDHELIIKSIRKRVTDSSVLELIKQFLKSGVMIDGSWQETELGSPQGGVISPLIANIYLDAFDQEMRKRGHRIVRYADDILIFCRSKAGAENALAQATKILEGELKLTVNQTKSHIAHSSDGVKFLGVEIGSQFTRIQTKKLKVFKSKLKRMTKRGCGKPLEQVIKDLNPVLRGFSQYFRITNSSREFSRLAGWLRRRLRSIQLKLWKKPQRLHRKLKQLGYKPPFQHISMTSWVSAASPLSSYAMPNQWFNDQGLVNLGTIRTGYVFSQYAEWKCA; the protein is encoded by the coding sequence GTGCGAGTTTATTACAGCTTATATGGTCATCTACTCAACAAAGAGAGGCTGTATAAAGGGTTTAAAAAGGTAAAGAAAGCGAAAGGCGCGGCTGGAATAGATGAGCAGAGCCTGAGCAACTACGCCGAAAATCTGAGTGATAACCTCGATCAACTCCTCTCTGAACTTAAAACCAAGCAATACAAACCTCAGCCAGTCAAACGGGTAGAGATACCCAAAGAAGACGGAGGGGTGCGATTGCTCGGGATCCCAACAGTTAGGGATAGAGTTGTCCAACAAGCGCTCAACGATATCCTCACCCCCATCTTCGAAGAGCAATTTCACCCATCAAGTTTTGGGTATAGGCCGAATCGAAGCTGTCACGATGCAATCAACAAATCCACGATGTTCATCCGGCGTTACGGGTTACAACACGTTGTAGATATGGACTTGTCGAAGTGCTTTGACAAACTCGACCACGAGTTGATTATCAAAAGCATCAGAAAACGAGTCACAGATAGCAGTGTATTAGAGCTGATAAAACAGTTTCTAAAAAGTGGGGTGATGATAGACGGTAGTTGGCAGGAGACAGAGCTAGGAAGTCCACAAGGTGGTGTTATCAGTCCTTTGATAGCCAATATCTACCTTGATGCGTTCGATCAGGAAATGCGAAAGCGCGGCCATAGGATCGTTCGTTATGCGGATGACATACTCATCTTCTGTCGTAGCAAGGCAGGGGCAGAGAATGCCCTTGCACAAGCGACGAAGATCTTAGAAGGAGAGCTTAAACTCACAGTGAACCAGACGAAATCACATATAGCGCACAGCAGTGATGGCGTGAAGTTTTTAGGTGTAGAAATCGGGAGTCAATTTACCCGCATTCAAACTAAAAAACTGAAAGTGTTCAAAAGCAAGTTAAAGCGAATGACGAAGCGAGGGTGCGGTAAGCCACTTGAGCAAGTCATAAAAGATCTAAACCCAGTGTTAAGAGGGTTCAGCCAATACTTCAGGATCACCAATAGCAGCAGGGAGTTCTCAAGACTAGCAGGATGGCTACGAAGAAGACTGCGTAGTATCCAGTTGAAACTTTGGAAGAAGCCTCAACGCTTACATCGAAAGTTAAAACAGTTAGGGTATAAGCCGCCGTTCCAGCATATCTCAATGACAAGTTGGGTCAGTGCAGCGAGTCCACTATCAAGCTATGCGATGCCAAATCAATGGTTTAATGACCAAGGATTGGTAAATCTTGGGACAATAAGGACAGGGTATGTGTTCAGCCAATATGCTGAATGGAAGTGTGCATGA
- a CDS encoding LysR family transcriptional regulator, whose product MNLAQVDLNLLVILKHLLEEKHVSNTALALDMSQPTVSRSLQKLRTVFNDDLLVRAAYGYELTPKAEAIKQDLNSVLTRLEKLVHGDVFEPHNSDTTVRFFGLVPQVAHLLPKVVAEIRKQAPNMIVDIDSIPKRHFDPLLSGDAHFVLSTHEPLSSEQNLYRMFVISRDYRLLMNKDHPLADKEITVDDLLNSHLGQISLQGDKKLSIESRFKDLGLIDKQRQLSIPIQLSNFNVAPDMAEATDIIFHLPTPFALQAAKQRNLICKRVPKALRHPSEDVYLYWHKRFHNDPMCRWVRDLFKEVYA is encoded by the coding sequence ATGAATCTTGCACAAGTCGACCTCAATTTATTAGTCATCCTCAAACACCTGTTAGAAGAGAAGCATGTTTCTAACACGGCATTAGCTCTTGATATGAGCCAACCAACAGTGAGTCGTTCACTGCAAAAACTGCGAACGGTATTTAACGATGACTTGTTGGTGAGAGCGGCATATGGCTATGAATTGACGCCAAAAGCAGAAGCGATTAAGCAAGATTTGAATTCGGTACTGACTCGGTTAGAAAAGTTGGTGCATGGCGATGTGTTCGAACCTCACAACAGTGACACAACGGTTCGATTTTTCGGCCTTGTTCCTCAAGTGGCACACTTGCTTCCTAAAGTGGTCGCGGAGATACGTAAGCAAGCACCGAACATGATTGTCGATATTGATTCTATTCCTAAAAGACACTTCGACCCTTTGTTGTCTGGGGATGCACACTTTGTATTGTCGACTCATGAACCATTGAGTTCAGAACAGAACCTGTATCGAATGTTCGTGATCAGTCGCGATTACCGCTTATTGATGAATAAAGACCATCCCTTGGCTGATAAAGAAATTACGGTCGATGATTTGCTCAACAGTCATCTTGGTCAAATTTCTTTGCAAGGAGACAAGAAGCTCTCAATTGAGAGTCGATTTAAAGATCTCGGTTTGATTGATAAGCAACGTCAGCTCTCGATTCCCATCCAGTTGTCGAATTTTAACGTAGCGCCTGACATGGCGGAAGCGACCGACATCATCTTCCACTTGCCTACGCCTTTTGCACTGCAAGCTGCAAAGCAGAGGAACCTCATTTGTAAACGCGTTCCTAAAGCACTTCGCCACCCATCTGAAGATGTGTATTTATACTGGCATAAACGTTTTCACAACGACCCAATGTGTCGCTGGGTAAGGGACCTCTTTAAAGAGGTTTATGCTTAG
- a CDS encoding PAS factor family protein gives MNTTTTLVYDTLKSLAAHAPEQHAEIRQRLYEQLSLPFNKQLSLYANVLGPISSGKLAGCDNIDKAVELALDVLEGRNK, from the coding sequence ATGAACACTACAACCACTCTTGTTTATGACACTTTGAAAAGCCTTGCTGCTCACGCTCCTGAGCAGCACGCCGAGATTCGCCAGCGTTTATATGAGCAGTTGAGCCTGCCATTTAACAAGCAGCTCTCGTTATACGCTAACGTACTTGGGCCAATTAGCTCAGGTAAATTAGCGGGATGCGACAACATTGATAAGGCGGTTGAACTAGCACTAGACGTGCTAGAAGGTCGAAATAAGTAA
- a CDS encoding porin family protein gives MLKSTFLLGLVGLVSLPTYAAGIEGGPYIGAGLGVYQDSDTDGAGSLDAESMGYNLYGGYQFNRIVGIELGYTDYADYEKFGTKVLSPTSFSVAANVGYTFDNSIRPFVLAGLSYVDLNAHGSSYIDDDSGAGFHFGVGVEYTPVENLTLRLISQADAVNIELFNNNGNRIASRDVAFSSVTLGASYNF, from the coding sequence ATGCTTAAATCAACATTTCTATTAGGCCTAGTTGGCTTGGTTTCACTTCCTACTTACGCTGCTGGTATCGAAGGCGGTCCATACATTGGTGCAGGCCTTGGTGTCTACCAAGATTCAGACACTGACGGGGCTGGTAGTTTAGATGCTGAAAGCATGGGTTATAACCTTTACGGCGGTTACCAATTTAACCGTATTGTAGGTATCGAACTTGGTTACACGGATTACGCTGACTACGAAAAATTTGGTACTAAAGTGTTGTCGCCGACCTCTTTTTCTGTTGCTGCAAATGTAGGTTACACATTTGATAACTCAATCCGACCTTTCGTGTTGGCTGGCCTGAGCTATGTTGACCTAAACGCTCATGGTTCGAGCTACATTGATGACGATTCTGGTGCTGGTTTTCACTTCGGTGTTGGTGTTGAATATACCCCGGTTGAGAACCTTACACTGCGTCTAATTTCACAGGCAGATGCCGTAAACATCGAACTCTTTAATAACAATGGCAATAGAATCGCGAGCAGAGATGTGGCGTTCAGCAGCGTTACTTTAGGTGCTTCGTACAACTTCTAA
- a CDS encoding VOC family protein, which produces MSELIQQQIGNIALVVENYDDAIEFYTKKLQFTLVEDTDLGGGKRWVQVSPPNSNGTNLLIAQASNEEQKKAIGNQTGGRVFLFLQTNDFWRDYELMKAKGVVFNEEPREEAYGTVVVFQDLYGTKWDLLQLNRPNH; this is translated from the coding sequence ATGTCTGAACTAATCCAACAACAAATTGGAAATATCGCACTAGTCGTCGAAAACTATGACGATGCAATCGAATTTTATACTAAGAAACTTCAGTTTACTTTGGTTGAAGACACTGATTTAGGTGGTGGTAAGCGTTGGGTTCAGGTGTCGCCACCCAACTCGAACGGTACTAACTTGCTAATAGCTCAGGCGAGCAATGAGGAACAGAAAAAAGCGATCGGCAACCAAACTGGCGGCCGTGTATTCTTGTTTTTGCAGACCAATGATTTTTGGCGTGATTATGAGCTAATGAAAGCGAAAGGTGTTGTGTTTAATGAAGAGCCACGAGAAGAAGCGTACGGAACGGTCGTGGTTTTCCAAGATCTGTATGGTACTAAGTGGGACTTGCTACAGTTGAATCGTCCCAACCATTAA
- the sbcD gene encoding exonuclease subunit SbcD, translating to MKILHTSDWHLGQNFYNKSRKNEHERFLQWLLEQVTDHDIDAIIVAGDIFDTSTPPSYAREMYNKFVVDSNKIGCQLVLLGGNHDSVSVLKETQQLLKYMGADVIPNTNEDHATQVVELKGKGGEVEALVCAIPFIRPRDVLTSQAGVSGVERQKQLGDAIKQHYKDVYDAAVEKRDTFANRDTMPIIATGHLTAMGVKQSDSVRDIYVGNLDGFAADGFPNADYIALGHIHRPQVVAKREHIRYCGSPIPLSFDELKSQKQVCVVEFVEGERTISQLSVPTFQLLAEIKGDLSEIESQLNQYIGLEEGQSVWLSIEVRAQDYLSDLQERMRALTEDLNVEVLQLRRARERRNQSLEQESAETLAELTPIDVFEKRIALEEFESDTEKARLERMTVKFKQVIVEVSHGTDDLNGTEE from the coding sequence ATGAAAATTCTTCACACGTCAGATTGGCATCTTGGCCAAAACTTCTACAATAAAAGCCGCAAAAACGAACATGAACGGTTTTTACAATGGTTGCTAGAGCAAGTTACTGATCACGATATCGACGCAATTATCGTGGCTGGTGACATCTTCGATACCAGCACACCGCCAAGTTATGCCCGTGAGATGTACAACAAGTTTGTTGTCGACTCGAATAAAATTGGTTGCCAGTTAGTGCTATTGGGCGGTAACCATGATTCTGTGTCGGTACTTAAAGAAACACAGCAATTGTTGAAGTATATGGGCGCGGACGTGATTCCAAATACCAATGAAGATCATGCGACTCAGGTTGTCGAGCTGAAAGGTAAGGGCGGCGAGGTTGAAGCGCTAGTTTGTGCGATCCCTTTCATCCGCCCTCGTGATGTTTTAACCAGCCAAGCAGGCGTGTCGGGTGTTGAGCGTCAGAAACAGTTGGGCGACGCGATTAAGCAGCATTATAAAGATGTCTACGATGCAGCAGTCGAAAAACGCGATACTTTTGCTAACCGCGACACAATGCCGATCATTGCGACAGGGCACTTAACCGCAATGGGTGTGAAGCAATCTGACTCGGTGCGTGATATATACGTTGGTAATTTGGATGGTTTTGCTGCCGACGGTTTTCCAAATGCCGATTACATCGCGCTTGGACATATTCACCGACCTCAAGTTGTTGCTAAGCGAGAACACATTCGTTACTGCGGCTCACCAATCCCGCTCAGTTTTGATGAATTGAAATCTCAAAAGCAAGTGTGTGTGGTTGAGTTTGTTGAAGGCGAACGCACCATTTCTCAATTGTCTGTCCCGACATTCCAACTGTTGGCCGAAATCAAAGGTGATTTGAGCGAGATTGAATCTCAACTGAATCAATATATTGGTTTGGAAGAAGGCCAAAGCGTGTGGTTGTCGATTGAAGTTCGAGCACAAGACTATCTATCGGATTTACAAGAACGCATGCGTGCCTTAACCGAAGACTTAAACGTTGAAGTACTTCAGTTAAGAAGAGCAAGAGAGCGCCGAAACCAATCGTTAGAGCAAGAATCAGCAGAGACATTAGCGGAACTCACGCCAATAGATGTGTTTGAGAAACGTATCGCACTCGAGGAGTTTGAAAGCGATACAGAGAAAGCGCGCTTAGAAAGAATGACGGTGAAGTTCAAGCAAGTAATTGTCGAAGTGTCTCATGGAACTGATGATTTAAACGGTACAGAAGAGTAA
- a CDS encoding GNAT family N-acetyltransferase, with translation MEIKIDDLSGGEVIALLEEHLADMYATSPPESVHALDIKGLKSPDVTFFSAWKENQLLGCVAIKELDTQHAELKSMRTSQFARKSGVASKLLQHVLETATARQYQRISLETGSEVYFQPARSLYEKFGFDYCQPFSDYSLDPHSQFMTIELN, from the coding sequence ATGGAAATAAAAATTGACGACTTGTCGGGTGGAGAAGTGATTGCATTGCTTGAAGAGCATTTGGCGGATATGTATGCGACATCTCCACCAGAAAGTGTACACGCACTGGATATTAAGGGTTTAAAGTCGCCAGATGTTACCTTTTTCAGTGCTTGGAAAGAGAACCAGTTACTTGGTTGTGTGGCAATCAAAGAACTTGATACCCAACACGCCGAACTTAAATCGATGAGAACGAGTCAGTTTGCAAGGAAATCCGGTGTCGCAAGCAAACTATTGCAACACGTTTTGGAAACCGCAACGGCCCGCCAGTATCAACGTATTAGCCTAGAAACCGGTTCAGAAGTGTACTTTCAACCTGCTCGTAGTTTGTATGAGAAGTTTGGCTTTGATTACTGCCAACCCTTTTCGGATTATTCGCTTGATCCTCACAGCCAATTTATGACTATTGAGCTCAATTAA
- a CDS encoding class I SAM-dependent DNA methyltransferase → MSANALYTDLSGYYDLMCVDIDYQAQSNCVRRLHQIFGNDGKTHLDLGCGTGPHVRHFINYGYQSSGLDLNKPMLDIAQARCPEASFSVQNMSNFEVSEPLDLITCFLYSIHYNDGIENLKACITSVHKALKPGGVFCFNVVDKDKISNDLFVRHTTNQAQDDFTFRSGWYYSGEGDKQALKLSIEKTTAGETQIWNDEHPMVAFNFKALFEILKPYFEVHTFEHDYDKLLPWDLISGNALITCVKA, encoded by the coding sequence ATGTCCGCCAACGCACTCTACACCGACCTATCGGGTTATTATGATTTAATGTGTGTCGATATTGACTACCAAGCGCAAAGTAACTGCGTTCGTAGGCTACATCAAATTTTCGGAAATGATGGAAAAACTCACCTAGACCTTGGTTGTGGCACCGGCCCACACGTTCGTCACTTCATTAACTATGGCTACCAAAGTAGTGGGCTTGATCTGAACAAACCAATGTTAGACATCGCTCAAGCTCGCTGCCCAGAAGCCAGCTTTTCAGTGCAGAACATGAGTAATTTTGAAGTATCTGAGCCACTAGATCTGATCACTTGTTTCTTATACTCCATCCATTACAACGATGGCATCGAGAATTTGAAAGCGTGCATTACAAGCGTTCATAAAGCGCTTAAACCTGGCGGTGTATTCTGCTTTAACGTGGTAGATAAAGATAAGATCAGCAACGATCTGTTTGTTCGACATACCACAAACCAAGCGCAAGACGATTTTACGTTCCGTTCAGGTTGGTATTACTCTGGCGAAGGTGATAAGCAAGCGCTGAAACTCAGCATTGAAAAAACGACCGCAGGTGAAACGCAAATATGGAATGATGAACACCCAATGGTGGCGTTCAACTTCAAAGCGCTGTTCGAAATATTGAAGCCCTATTTTGAGGTTCATACTTTCGAACACGATTACGACAAACTTTTGCCTTGGGATCTAATTTCAGGCAACGCGCTGATAACTTGTGTCAAAGCCTAA
- a CDS encoding immunoglobulin-like domain-containing protein, producing MLKRKALQLAVSVGMAAMSGAVYANGSDMTNPDSGVVVGYWHNWCDGAGYQGGNAPCVTLDEVNPMYNIVNVSFMKVYDVADGRIPTFKLDPIIGVSEQQFIDQISELNKQGRSVLLALGGADAHIELKTGDERAFADEIIRLTEHYGFDGLDIDLEQAAVTAANNQTVIPDALKLVKDHYRTEDKNFLITMAPEFPYLTSGGKYVPYIDNLEGYYDWINPQFYNQGGDGIWVEGVGWIAQNNDALKEEFIYYISDSLINGTRGFDKIPHDKLVFGIPSSIDAAATGFVKDPQDLYAAFETLTAQGQPLRGVMTWSINWDMGTNKNGHEYSEQFIKDYGPFVHGQVTPPPVEGEPVLKGIENARVLHGVVFEPMEGVTATDKEDGDLTPSIDVEGYVETAVIGTYVLTYRVKDSDNNETANARMVEVYSQKPTFGGVSDTTVMLGVSFDAMAGVTANDAEDGDLTSTISHSGSVDVNEIGSYSLVYSVTDSAHQTVTAERKVSVTDGSNCATAWDTDTVYVEGDQVSHDGSTWAAGWYTRGEEPGTTGEWGVWKKVSESSCGGENPDPGGDLELQVAGLQSEYAPDNGHVHLEVTLTSSEALDVTTMVINSAGTVVEQEKVNMVDSRTITMDLYDVAEGQYSFEAVGKAADGEIVMVNNLFSVKANGGTTPPPGNYPPYVAGTSYAAGDIVMGSDNALYECKPWPYTAWCASPAYAPAVSQYWQDAWTKL from the coding sequence ATGTTGAAACGTAAAGCTCTGCAATTAGCAGTATCGGTCGGCATGGCCGCAATGTCTGGCGCTGTTTATGCGAATGGATCGGACATGACAAATCCAGATTCGGGCGTTGTGGTTGGTTACTGGCACAATTGGTGTGATGGTGCGGGTTACCAAGGTGGTAATGCGCCTTGCGTAACATTGGATGAAGTGAACCCAATGTACAACATTGTGAATGTGTCATTCATGAAAGTGTACGATGTGGCTGATGGTCGAATTCCTACTTTCAAACTGGACCCAATTATTGGGGTTTCAGAACAACAATTTATCGATCAAATTTCTGAACTTAACAAACAAGGCCGCTCTGTACTGTTAGCTCTGGGTGGTGCGGATGCACACATAGAATTAAAAACAGGTGATGAAAGAGCGTTTGCTGACGAGATTATTCGTCTAACTGAACACTACGGTTTTGATGGCCTAGACATCGACTTAGAACAAGCGGCAGTGACGGCAGCCAACAACCAAACCGTGATTCCAGACGCGCTTAAGCTTGTGAAAGACCACTACCGCACTGAAGATAAAAACTTCCTAATTACGATGGCTCCAGAGTTTCCCTATTTAACGTCAGGTGGCAAATATGTCCCTTACATCGATAATCTAGAAGGTTACTACGACTGGATTAACCCGCAGTTTTACAATCAAGGTGGCGATGGTATCTGGGTTGAAGGTGTAGGTTGGATTGCTCAGAACAACGATGCGTTAAAAGAAGAGTTTATCTACTACATATCTGACTCTCTTATCAACGGAACACGCGGTTTCGACAAGATTCCACACGACAAACTTGTGTTTGGTATTCCTTCAAGCATTGACGCAGCAGCGACGGGTTTTGTAAAAGACCCTCAAGATTTATACGCCGCGTTCGAAACCTTAACAGCTCAAGGTCAACCTTTGCGAGGCGTGATGACCTGGTCTATCAACTGGGACATGGGCACCAACAAGAACGGTCACGAGTATAGCGAACAGTTTATTAAAGATTATGGCCCGTTTGTTCATGGTCAAGTGACGCCACCACCCGTTGAAGGCGAACCAGTACTGAAAGGTATCGAGAATGCACGAGTTCTGCACGGTGTTGTCTTTGAACCAATGGAAGGTGTGACTGCAACAGATAAAGAAGACGGTGATCTAACGCCATCAATCGACGTAGAGGGCTATGTTGAAACAGCAGTTATTGGCACTTATGTTCTGACTTACCGTGTAAAAGACAGCGACAATAACGAAACGGCTAATGCAAGAATGGTTGAAGTGTACAGCCAAAAGCCTACGTTTGGCGGCGTATCTGATACCACGGTCATGCTAGGCGTATCGTTTGATGCTATGGCAGGAGTGACGGCGAATGATGCTGAAGATGGCGATCTAACAAGTACCATCTCACATTCTGGCAGTGTCGATGTGAATGAAATAGGCAGCTACTCGCTTGTATATAGTGTGACAGACAGTGCTCACCAAACCGTCACTGCTGAACGTAAAGTGTCTGTGACTGATGGGTCTAACTGTGCTACGGCATGGGATACTGACACCGTTTATGTTGAAGGTGACCAAGTTTCGCATGACGGCTCAACGTGGGCTGCGGGTTGGTATACTCGTGGCGAAGAGCCAGGGACGACAGGTGAGTGGGGCGTTTGGAAAAAGGTTTCAGAAAGTTCATGTGGTGGTGAAAATCCAGATCCAGGCGGTGACTTAGAACTTCAAGTAGCGGGCCTACAATCTGAATACGCACCGGACAACGGCCATGTACATTTAGAGGTGACACTGACTTCAAGCGAAGCACTTGATGTTACAACAATGGTGATAAATAGCGCAGGTACTGTTGTTGAACAGGAGAAAGTGAACATGGTTGATAGCCGTACTATTACAATGGATCTCTATGATGTAGCCGAGGGCCAATACTCATTTGAAGCGGTTGGTAAGGCAGCCGACGGTGAAATAGTGATGGTAAACAATTTATTCTCTGTAAAGGCAAACGGCGGCACAACACCACCTCCAGGCAATTATCCTCCATATGTTGCGGGTACAAGTTACGCAGCGGGTGACATTGTAATGGGTAGCGACAATGCCTTATACGAATGTAAGCCTTGGCCATACACTGCATGGTGTGCAAGCCCAGCTTACGCCCCTGCAGTCAGCCAATACTGGCAAGATGCTTGGACAAAGCTGTAA